In Pongo pygmaeus isolate AG05252 chromosome 13, NHGRI_mPonPyg2-v2.0_pri, whole genome shotgun sequence, one genomic interval encodes:
- the CREB3 gene encoding cyclic AMP-responsive element-binding protein 3, with protein MELELDAGDQDLLGFLLEESGDLGTAPDEAVRAPLDWELPLSEVPSDWEVDDLLCSLLSPPASLNILSSSNPCLVHHDHTYSLPREPASMDLENESCRKEGTQMTPQHMEELAEQEIARLVLTDEEKSLLEKEGLILPETLPLTKTEEQILKRVRRKIRNKRSAQESRRKKKVYVGGLESRVLKYTAQNMELQNKVQLLEEQNLSLLDQLRKLQAMVIEISNKTSSSSTCILVLLVSFCLLLIPAMYSSDTRGSLPAEYGVLSRQLRALPSEDPYQLELPALQSEVPKDSTHQWLDGSDCVLQAPGNSSCLLHYMPQAPSAEPPLEWPFPDLFSEPLCRDPIFPLQANLTRKGGWLPTGSPSVILQDRYSG; from the exons ATGGAGCTGGAATTGGATGCTGGTGACCAAGACCTGCTGGGCTTCCTGCTAGAGGAAAGTGGAGATTTAGGGACGGCACCTGATGAGGCCGTGAGGGCCCCACTGGACTGGGAGCTGCCGCTTTCTGAG GTACCGAGCGACTGGGAAGTAGATGATTTGCTGTGCTCCCTACTGAGTCCCCCAGCGTCGTTGAACATTCTCAGCTCCTCCAACCCCTGCCTTGTCCACCATGACCACACCTACTCCCTCCCACGGGAACCTGCCTCTATGGATCTAG AGAATGAGAGCTGTAGAAAAGAGGGGACCCAGATGACTCCACAGCATATGGAGGAGCTGGCAGAGCAG GAGATTGCTAGGCTGGTACTGACAGATGAGGAGAAGAGTCTATTGGAGAAGGAGGGGCTTATTCTGCCTGAGACACTTCCTCTCACTAAG ACAGAGGAACAAATTCTGAAACGTGTGCGGAGGAAGATTCGAAATAAAAGATCTGCTCAAGAGAGCCGCAGGAAAAAGAAGGTGTATGTTGGGGGTTTAGAGAGCAG GGTCTTGAAATACACAGCCCAGAATATGGAGCTTCAGAACAAAGTACAGCTTCTGGAGGAACAGAATTT GTCCCTTCTAGATCAACTGAGGAAACTCCAGGCCATGGTGATTGAGATATCAAACaaaaccagcagcagcagcacctgcatcttg GTCCTACTAGTCTCCTTCTGCCTCCTCCTTATACCTGCTATGTACTCCTCTGACACAAGGGGGAGCCTGCCAGCTGAGTATGGAG TGTTGTCCCGCCAGCTTCGTGCCCTCCCCAGTGAGGACCCTTACcagctggagctgcctgccctgcaGTCAGAGGTGCCAAAAGACAGCACACACCAGTGGTTGGACGGCTCAGACTGTGTACTCCAGGCCCCTGGCAactcttcctgcctgctgcactacatgcctcaggctcccagtgCAGAGCCTCCCCTGGAGTGGCCATTCCCTGACCTCTTCTCAGAGCCTCTCTGCCGAGATCCCATCTTCCCCCTGCAGGCAAATCTCACAAGGAAGGGGGGATGGCTTCCTACTGGTAGCCCCTCTGTCATTTTGCAGGACAGATACTCAGGCTAG
- the GBA2 gene encoding non-lysosomal glucosylceramidase isoform X3, which produces MVVPWVASGEALLPVAGEASSVVGSLTLECISTGQSSLTNSQCACVGKGRLCTSKSCPWSAQLSSAAGTGACVGTLLSTMPSIPEPGLSISFLARMSPSPAVRSHPSCLMTTSSLPVGVFVWDVENEGDEALDVSIMFSMRNGLGGGDDAPGGLWNEPFCLERGRETVQGLLLHHPTLPNPYTMAVAARVTADTTVTHITAFDPDSTGQQVWQDLLQDGQLDSPTGQSTPTQKGVGIAGAVCISSKLRPRGQCRLEFSLAWDMPRIMFGAKGQVHYRRYTRFFGQDGDAAPALSHYALCRYAEWEERISAWQSPVLDDRSLPAWYKSALFNELYFLADGGTVWLEVLEDSLPEELGRNMCHLRPTLRDYGRFGYLEGQEYRMYNTYDVHFYASFALIMLWPKLELSLQYDMALATLREDLTRRRYLMSGVMAPVKRRNVIPHDIGDPDDEPWLRVNAYLIHDTADWKDLNLKFVLQVYRDYYLTGDQNFLKDMWPVCLAVMESEMKFDKDHDGLIENGGYADQTYDGWVTTGPSAYCGGLWLAAVAVMVQMAALCGAQDIQDKFSSILSRGQEAYERLLWNGRYYNYDSSSRPQSRSVMSDQCAGQWFLKACGLGEGDTEVFPTPHVVRALQTIFELNVQAFAGGAMGAVNGMQPHGVPDKSSVQSDEVWVGVVYGLAATMIQEGLTWEGFQTAEGCYRTVWERLGLAFQTPEAYCQQRVFRSLAYMRPLSIWAMQLALQQQQHNKASWPKIKRGTGLRTGPMFGPKEAMANLSPE; this is translated from the exons ATG GTTGTCCCTTGGGTGGCATCGGGGGAGGCACTATTACCCGTGGCTGGAGAGGCCAGTTCTGTCGTTGGCAGCTTAACCCTGGAATGTATCAGCACCGGACAGTCATCGCTGACCAA TTCACAGTGTGCCTGCGTCGGGAAGGGCAGACTGTGTACCAGCAAGTCCTGTCCCTGGAGCGCCCAACTGTCCTCCGCAGCTGGAACTGGGGCCTGTGTGGGTACTTTGCTTTCTACCATGCCCTCTATCCCCGAGCCTGGACTGTCTATCAGCTTCCTGGCCAGAATGTCACCCTCACCTGCCGTCAGATCACACCCATCTTGCCTCATGACTACCAG CAGCCTGCCTGTAGGAGTCTTTGTGTGGGATGTGGAAAATGAAGGGGACGAAGCTCTAGATGTGTCCATCATGTTCTCCATGCGGAATGGACTGGGGGGTGGAGACGATGCCCCAGGGGGTTTGTGGAATGAGCCCTTCTGTCTGGAGCGTGGCAGGGAAACTGTCCAGGGGCTGCTGCTGCATCATCCAACCCTTCCAAACCCCTACACGATGGCTGTAGCTGCACGAGTCACG GCAGATACCACGGTAACCCACATCACAGCCTTTGACCCTGACAGCACGGGGCAGCAGGTGTGGCAGGATCTACTTCAGGATGGACAGCTGGACTCTCCCACTG GCCAAAGCACCCCTACGCAGAAAGGAGTAGGCATTGCTGGAGCTGTGTGTATTTCCAGCAAGTTGCGACCTCGAGGCCAGTGCCGCCTGGAGTTTTCACTGGCTTGGGACATGCCCAGGATCATGTTTGGAGCTAAAGGCCAAGTCCACTACAG GCGGTATACAAGGTTCTTTGGCCAGGATGGAGATGCAGCACCTGCCCTCAGCCACTATGCACTGTGCCGATACGCAGAGTGGGAAGAGAGGATCTCAGCTTGGCAGAGCCCAGTATTGGATGACAG ATCACTGCCTGCCTGGTACAAATCTGCACTGTTCAATGAACTATACTTCCTGGCTGATGGAGGCACAGTATGGTTGGAAGTTCTTGAGGACTCCCTACCGGAGGAGCTGGGCAGAAACATGTGTCACCTCCGCCCCACCCTACGGGACTACGGTCGATTTGGCTACCTTGAGG GCCAAGAGTACCGCATGTACAACACATATGATGTCCACTTTTATGCATCCTTTGCCCTCATCATGCTCTGGCCCAAACTTGAGCTCAGCCTACAGTATGACATGG CTCTGGCCACTCTCAGGGAGGACCTGACACGGCGACGGTACCTGATGAGTGGGGTGATGGCACCTGTGAAAAGGAGGAACGTCATCCCCCATGATATTGGGGACCCAG ATGATGAACCATGGCTCCGCGTCAATGCATATTTAATCCACGATACTGCTGATTGGAAGGACCTGAACCTGAAGTTTGTGCTGCAGGTTTATCGGGACTATTACCTGACGGGTGATCAAAACTTCCTGAAGGACATGTGGCCTGTGTGTCTA GCTGTGATGGAGTCTGAAATGAAGTTTGACAAGGACCATGATGGACTCATTGAAAATGGAGGCTACGCAGACCAGACCTATGATGGATGGGTGACCACAGGCCCCAG TGCTTACTGTGGAGGGCTGTGGCTGGCAGCTGTGGCTGTGATGGTCCAGATGGCTGCTCTGTGTGGGGCACAGGACATCCAGGATAAGTTTTCTTCCATCCTCAGCCGGGGCCAAGAAGCCTATGAGAGACTGCTGTGGAATG GCCGCTATTACAACTATGACAGCAGCTCTCGGCCTCAGTCTCGTAGTGTTATGTCTGACCAGTGTGCTGGACAGTGGTTCCTGAAGGCCTGTGGCCTAGGAGAAGGAGACACTGag GTGTTTCCTACCCCACATGTGGTCCGTGCTCTCCAAACTATCTTTGAGCTGAACGTCCAGGCCTTTGCAGGAGGGGCCATGGGGGCTGTGAATGGGATGCAGCCCCATGGTGTTCCTGATAAATCCAGTGTGCAGTCTGATGAAGTCTGGGTGGGTGTGGTCTACGGGCTGGCAGCTACCATGATCCAAGAG GGCCTGACTTGGGAAGGCTTCCAGACAGCTGAAGGCTGCTACCGTACCGTGTGGGAGCGCCTGGGTCTGGCCTTCCAGACCCCAGAGGCATACTGCCAGCAGCGAGTGTTCCGCTCACTGGCCTACATGCGGCCACTGAGCATCTGGGCCATGCAGCTAGCCCTGCAACAGCAGCAGCACAACAAGGCCTCCTGGCCAAAAATCAAACGGGGCACAGGACTAAGGACAGGGCCTATGTTTGGCCCAAAGGAAGCCATGGCAAACCTGAGCCCAGAGTGA